The DNA segment CGGGAGCGCTCGATCGAGCACGCCTTCGTCACCCCGGTGTTCGGCACCGCGCAGCCGCTGCACGGGCTCTCCGGAGCGATCCGCCGGCTGGCCTACGAGCGGTTCAGCGAGGGCCGGAACGCGCACTGGCTGCTGCTGATCGCCGGTGACCGGGTCGACGCCTGGGGCAGCCACCTGCGGTCGTTCGCCTCGGGGCACCCGGACGACCCGGTGACCGAGACCGGGGTGCGGGCGGAGCTCACCGCGGGCGGCGCGGCGCGCAGCGGACGCTCCGACCGGCGGCACCAGGTGCTCGACCCGGTGGTCGTGGGCGGTCCGTGGGTGCTCGGCGGTGCTGCAATGGTGCTGGGCGTGCGCCGGGTGGTGCGCGCACTGCGCGGCTGAGCCGGCCGCCCCCCTGCGGGGGCGCCGGGGAGAGGCGGTGGCACGGTGCCCGGTCTGCGCCGCCCGCGCTCGCTGCCCAGCCCCGTCGTCCCCAAGGTGCTGCAGCGGGCGCCCACCGACTCGGCGGGCTGGCCGCGGCAGGAACCGCCGTGGCTGCGGCGCGGCGTGCTGCTGGTGCTCGCCGTGGTCACCGCGTACCAGCTCGGGCTGTGGCTGTTCGGCCACCTCCGCGGCTTCCTCGGACTGCTCTTCCTGGCCTGGCTGTTCGCTGTCGGCATCGAGCCGATCGTGGACGCGCTGGTCCGCCGGGGCCTGCGGCGCGGGGTGGCGACCGGCGGGGTGATGCTGGGCCTGGTCGGTGCCGCGGTGGCCTTCCTGGCGGTCTTCGGCGCGCTGCTGGTCGACCAGCTCGCCCAGCTGGTGACGGTCCTGCCCGACGCGGTCACCGACGTGGTGCGGTGGGTCAACCGGACCTTCGACACCGACGTCCGGGCCGCGGACGTCGTGGACTCCCTGAACCTGACCTCCGAGCGGGTCCAGGGGCTGGTGCAGGACCTCGCCCCCGGCCTGGTCGGCATCCTCTCCTCGCTCGTCGGCCTGCTGTTCCAGGTCCTGGCGTTCCTGCTGTTCGCCTTCTACATGTCGGCCGAGGGCCCGCGGATGCGGGCCGTCGTCTCCTCCTGGTTCCCGCCGCAGCACCAGCGGGTCATCGCCACGGTGTGGGAGATCGCGGTGGAGAAGACCGGCGGCTACCTGCTGTCCCGGCTGGTGCTGGCGGTGGTCAACGCCGCGGCGACCGGGGTGCTGCTGTGGGCGATCGGCGTCCCCTTCTGGCTGCCGCTGGCCATCTGGACCGGGATCGTGTCCCAGTTCATCCCCACCGTGGGCACCTACCTGGCGATCGCGCTGCCGGCGCTGATCGCGCTGTCGGACCAGCCCGTCGACGCCCTGTGGGTGGTGCTCTTCGGCACCCTCTACCAGCAGGTCGAGAACTACCTGCTGGCGCCGCGGATCACCGCGATGACCGTCGCGGTGCACCCGGCCGTGGCCTTCGGCGCGGTCATCGCCGGCGCCGCC comes from the Modestobacter italicus genome and includes:
- a CDS encoding AI-2E family transporter, with the translated sequence MPGLRRPRSLPSPVVPKVLQRAPTDSAGWPRQEPPWLRRGVLLVLAVVTAYQLGLWLFGHLRGFLGLLFLAWLFAVGIEPIVDALVRRGLRRGVATGGVMLGLVGAAVAFLAVFGALLVDQLAQLVTVLPDAVTDVVRWVNRTFDTDVRAADVVDSLNLTSERVQGLVQDLAPGLVGILSSLVGLLFQVLAFLLFAFYMSAEGPRMRAVVSSWFPPQHQRVIATVWEIAVEKTGGYLLSRLVLAVVNAAATGVLLWAIGVPFWLPLAIWTGIVSQFIPTVGTYLAIALPALIALSDQPVDALWVVLFGTLYQQVENYLLAPRITAMTVAVHPAVAFGAVIAGAALFGPMGALVSIPVVAAVQAVLETYGHGYELVEEEPGADAEPPAGEPPPEAASSA